One Indicator indicator isolate 239-I01 chromosome Z, UM_Iind_1.1, whole genome shotgun sequence genomic window carries:
- the LOC128979461 gene encoding gamma-secretase subunit Aph-1b-like, with product MTLAVFFGCTFIAFGPALGLFLFTIARDPLRIIILIAGAFFWLVSLLLSSLIWFIAVKASDPQDEPLQKGLLIFGVMFSVLLQEAFRFLYYKLLRKAIEGLVALSEDGCSPISIQQMAYVAGVGFGLMSGAFSMINLLADALGPGTVGIHGDSQLYFLTSAFMTMVLIFLHTFWGILFFHGCEHRRWWEITAVVVMHLAVSGSTFCNPFYVGSLVPSYLLMAAAAAWAYSLSGGSTQNLRRFFLCLKSGSTPQPGS from the exons ATGACGCTCGCCGTCTTCTTCGGGTGCACCTTCATCGCCTTCGGGCCGGCTCTCGGCCTCTTCCTCTTCACCATTGCCCGGGACCCGCTCCGCATCATCATCCTTATCGCCGG GGCTTTCTTCTGGCTGgtgtcactgctgctttcctccctcATCTGGTTTATTGCTGTTAAAGCCAGCGACCCCCAGGATGAACCATTGCAGAAGGGGCTCTTGATATTTGGGGTGatgttctctgtgctgctgcaggaggcttttCGCTTCCTCTACTACAAGCTCCTCAG GAAGGCCATAGAGGGGCTTGTGGCCCTCAGCGAGGATGGCTGCTCCCCCATTTCCATCCAGCAAATGGCATATG TGGCTGGCGTGGGCTTTGGGCTCATGAGTGGCGCCTTCTCCATGATCAATCTCCTGGCAGATGCATTAGGCCCTGGCACTGTGGGCATTCATGGGGATTCACAGCTCTACTTCCTGACCTCAG CTTTTATGACCATGGTGCTGATTTTTCTTCACACCTTTTGGGGGATCCTCTTTTTCCATGGCTGTGAGCATCGGCGCTGGTGGGAGATCACAGCGGTTGTTGTCATGCACCTTGCTGTTTCAGGGTCG ACGTTTTGCAACCCCTTCTACGTGGGCAGCCTGGTGCCCTCCTACCTGTTGATGGCTGCTGCCGCTGCCTGGGCTTACTCACTCTCGGGGGGATCTACCCAGAACCTGCGTCGTTTCTTCCTCT GTCTAAAGAGCGGATCCACACCCCAGCCAGGATCCTGA